A portion of the Stigmatella aurantiaca DW4/3-1 genome contains these proteins:
- a CDS encoding DUF1801 domain-containing protein: MKYGWNFQNEKNMKKSGALQGQQASELISKRIAELGDWRGETLRRMRKLIQEADPDVVEEWKWMGTPVWSHDGIICTGESYKHAVKLTFLKGASLKDPARLFNSSLDGNARRAIDIHEGEEVDASAFKALIRQAVALNSSGKPKTPKKAKS, encoded by the coding sequence ATGAAATATGGCTGGAACTTCCAGAACGAGAAGAACATGAAAAAGTCAGGCGCGCTCCAGGGCCAGCAGGCATCGGAGCTCATCTCGAAAAGAATCGCCGAACTCGGGGACTGGCGCGGGGAAACCCTCCGCAGAATGCGCAAGCTCATCCAGGAAGCAGACCCGGACGTCGTCGAGGAGTGGAAGTGGATGGGCACTCCGGTTTGGTCGCATGACGGCATCATCTGCACTGGCGAATCCTATAAGCATGCCGTGAAGCTGACCTTCCTCAAGGGCGCATCGCTGAAGGATCCGGCCCGACTCTTCAACTCGAGTCTCGACGGAAACGCACGCCGCGCGATCGACATCCACGAGGGAGAAGAAGTCGACGCGTCTGCCTTCAAGGCGCTCATTCGCCAAGCGGTCGCCCTCAACAGTTCTGGCAAACCGAAAACGCCGAAGAAAGCGAAGTCCTAA
- a CDS encoding ArsR/SmtB family transcription factor, with the protein MAENKIFQALADPSRRAIFESLTRGEAAVKDLTARFDISQPAVSQHLAALKDAGLVNGRREGRCVYYRVEPRGMKPLIDWIAHYRAFWTERVDRLEQLLEKMDE; encoded by the coding sequence GTGGCCGAGAACAAGATCTTCCAGGCGCTGGCGGACCCCAGCCGCCGAGCGATCTTCGAGTCGCTCACACGTGGCGAAGCGGCGGTGAAGGACCTCACGGCGCGCTTCGACATCTCGCAGCCGGCGGTCTCGCAGCATCTCGCCGCTTTGAAAGACGCCGGCTTGGTGAACGGCCGGCGCGAGGGGCGGTGCGTCTACTACCGGGTGGAGCCACGCGGGATGAAGCCGCTCATCGACTGGATCGCGCACTACCGCGCCTTCTGGACGGAACGCGTCGATCGCCTTGAACAACTGCTGGAGAAAATGGACGAATGA
- a CDS encoding SRPBCC family protein: MNPVDKTAPSQTESIAFEFDLHHSPEKVWRALTDPALLTEWLLPVVGLKLEPGAAFMFKTQPYPGWDGTVNCRLLEIEAPRKLSYTWGVPFLDTVVTFTLTPTASGTRLSLVQSGFKQDQKKEFGGARYGWTMMGGKLVDLLARVS; encoded by the coding sequence ATGAACCCCGTCGACAAGACCGCCCCATCTCAAACCGAATCCATTGCATTCGAATTCGATTTGCATCATTCGCCGGAGAAGGTGTGGCGCGCGCTCACCGACCCCGCGCTGCTCACCGAGTGGCTCCTGCCCGTCGTGGGGCTCAAGCTCGAGCCAGGGGCCGCGTTCATGTTCAAGACGCAGCCGTACCCCGGGTGGGACGGCACCGTGAACTGCCGGCTCCTCGAGATCGAAGCGCCTCGGAAGCTCAGCTACACGTGGGGCGTCCCATTCCTCGACACCGTCGTGACCTTCACGCTCACGCCCACGGCGTCGGGCACGCGCCTGTCCCTCGTGCAGTCGGGCTTCAAGCAGGACCAGAAGAAGGAATTCGGCGGCGCGCGCTACGGCTGGACGATGATGGGCGGGAAGCTCGTCGACCTGCTCGCGAGGGTCTCATGA
- a CDS encoding ATP-binding cassette domain-containing protein — protein MASSRPNPADSHDLIRVQGARENNLKDVSVEIPKRRLTVFTGVSGSGKSSLVFGTIAAESQRLINETYSAFVQGFMPTLGRPEVDVLEGLTTAIIVDQERMGANSRSTVGTATDANALLRVVFSRLGQPHIGSANAFSFNVPSVRAVGQISVEKGAGKTEKRVFTVAGGMCPRCEGMGSVTDIDLSQLYDDTKSLAEGALTIPGYTADGWQVRIFAASGFLDPDKPIRKYTKKERHDFLYREPTKVKIENINMTYEGLVPKLQKSFLSKDVDAMQPHIRAFVERAVTFTACPECGGTRLSEAARSSKIKGINIADACAMQISDLAKWVRGLKEPSVAPLLATLQQALDSFVEIGLGYLSLDRPSGTLSGGEAQRTKMIRHLGSSLTDVTYVFDEPTVGLHPHDIQRMNGLLLRLRDKGNTVLVVEHKPEVIAIADHVVDLGPGAGTAGGEVVFEGTVDGLRASSTLTGRHLSDRASLKPSVRKPSGVMEVRGARTHNLQNVNVDIPLGVLVVVTGVAGSGKSSLIHGSVCHRDGVVSVDQTPIRGSRRSNPATYTDLLEPIRKAFAKANGVKPALFSANSEGACPTCNGAGVIYTDLAMMAGVTTVCEECEGRRFQASVLNYRLGGLNIAEVLDLSVEDAVSFFGAGKAATPAAHAILQRMTDVGLGYLRLGQPLTTLSGGERQRLKLATHMGADGGVYVLDEPTTGLHLADLKQLLGLLDRLVDSGKSVIVIEHHQVVMAHADWIIDLGPGAGHDGGRIVFEGTPADLVAARSTLTGEHLAAFVGSRPKAGPISHRW, from the coding sequence ATGGCCTCCTCCCGCCCAAACCCCGCGGACAGCCACGACTTGATCCGCGTCCAGGGAGCCCGGGAGAACAACCTCAAGGATGTCAGCGTCGAGATCCCCAAGCGGCGGCTAACCGTGTTCACCGGCGTCTCGGGATCGGGCAAATCGTCGCTGGTGTTCGGCACCATCGCGGCGGAGTCGCAGCGGCTGATCAACGAGACGTACAGCGCGTTCGTGCAGGGGTTCATGCCGACGCTGGGCCGGCCCGAGGTCGACGTCCTCGAAGGGCTGACGACCGCGATCATCGTCGACCAGGAGCGGATGGGCGCCAACTCCCGCTCGACGGTGGGCACCGCCACCGATGCGAATGCGCTGCTGCGGGTGGTCTTCAGCCGCCTTGGCCAGCCCCACATCGGCTCTGCCAACGCCTTCTCCTTCAACGTCCCGTCGGTCCGCGCGGTCGGGCAGATCTCGGTCGAGAAAGGCGCCGGGAAGACCGAGAAACGCGTGTTCACGGTCGCCGGCGGCATGTGCCCGCGATGCGAGGGCATGGGCTCGGTGACCGACATCGACCTGTCCCAACTGTACGACGACACGAAGTCGCTCGCCGAGGGCGCGCTCACCATCCCGGGCTACACCGCCGACGGCTGGCAGGTGCGCATCTTCGCGGCCTCGGGTTTCCTCGACCCGGACAAGCCAATCCGCAAATACACCAAGAAGGAGCGCCACGACTTCCTCTATCGGGAGCCCACCAAGGTCAAGATCGAGAACATCAACATGACCTACGAGGGCCTGGTCCCCAAGCTCCAGAAGTCGTTCCTGTCCAAGGACGTCGACGCGATGCAGCCCCACATCCGTGCGTTCGTGGAGCGGGCGGTGACGTTCACCGCCTGTCCTGAGTGCGGCGGCACCCGGCTCAGCGAGGCTGCCCGGTCCTCCAAGATCAAGGGGATTAACATCGCCGACGCCTGTGCGATGCAGATCAGCGATCTGGCCAAGTGGGTGCGCGGTCTGAAAGAGCCGTCCGTCGCGCCGCTGCTGGCGACGTTGCAGCAGGCGCTCGACTCGTTCGTGGAGATCGGGCTGGGCTATCTCAGCCTCGACCGGCCGTCGGGGACGCTGTCGGGCGGCGAGGCACAGCGCACCAAGATGATCCGGCACCTTGGATCGTCGCTCACCGACGTGACCTACGTGTTCGATGAGCCGACGGTCGGGCTGCACCCGCACGACATTCAGCGGATGAACGGCTTGCTGCTGCGGCTGCGTGACAAGGGCAACACCGTCCTTGTGGTCGAGCACAAGCCAGAGGTGATCGCGATCGCCGACCACGTCGTCGACCTCGGCCCCGGTGCCGGCACCGCCGGCGGCGAGGTGGTCTTCGAGGGCACCGTTGACGGGCTGCGGGCCAGTAGCACGCTCACCGGGCGTCACCTGAGCGACCGGGCCTCCTTGAAGCCGTCGGTGCGGAAGCCGTCGGGGGTGATGGAGGTGCGCGGCGCCCGCACCCACAATCTGCAGAACGTCAACGTTGACATCCCGCTCGGCGTGCTGGTGGTGGTGACCGGCGTGGCGGGGTCGGGCAAGAGTTCACTGATCCACGGCTCGGTGTGTCACCGGGACGGGGTGGTGTCGGTCGACCAGACGCCGATCCGTGGCTCGCGGCGGAGCAACCCGGCGACGTACACCGATCTGCTGGAGCCGATCCGCAAGGCGTTCGCGAAGGCCAACGGCGTGAAGCCCGCCCTGTTCAGCGCCAACTCCGAGGGCGCTTGTCCGACCTGCAACGGCGCCGGGGTGATCTACACCGACCTGGCGATGATGGCCGGCGTCACCACGGTCTGCGAGGAGTGCGAGGGCCGGCGATTCCAGGCGTCGGTGCTGAACTACCGGCTCGGCGGGCTCAACATCGCCGAGGTGCTCGACCTGTCGGTTGAAGACGCCGTCAGCTTCTTCGGCGCAGGCAAAGCGGCGACACCGGCCGCGCATGCGATCCTACAACGCATGACCGACGTGGGGCTCGGCTACCTGCGGCTCGGCCAACCGCTCACCACGCTGTCGGGTGGCGAGCGGCAGCGGCTCAAGCTCGCGACGCACATGGGTGCCGACGGCGGCGTCTACGTGCTCGACGAGCCGACCACCGGGCTGCACCTGGCCGACCTCAAGCAGCTGCTCGGACTGCTGGACCGGCTGGTCGACTCCGGCAAGTCGGTCATCGTGATCGAGCACCACCAGGTGGTGATGGCGCACGCCGACTGGATCATCGACCTCGGGCCAGGCGCGGGCCACGACGGCGGGCGAATCGTGTTCGAAGGCACCCCGGCCGACCTGGTGGCGGCGAGGTCGACGCTGACCGGCGAACACCTGGCGGCATTCGTCGGCAGCCGTCCGAAGGCGGGCCCCATCAGTCATCGATGGTGA
- a CDS encoding IS3-like element ISStau1 family transposase (programmed frameshift), with translation MERRKRRQFTEEFKAEAVKLARESGKSLPQVAKDLDLTESALRQWVQHAERSEAPAGPEPLSQSEREELLQLRRENRQLLMERDFPKKSGGLLRQGGLEVKFEFIQAQKAHFPVEFLCEQLGVSRSGFYAWSRRPASARQEEDQRLAAEVAQAHRDSRGVYGSPRVHAQLRAQGRRVSRKRVARLMGQQKLAARRRGRRVCTTDSRHGLPVAPNVLNRDFSPQAPNRTWATDITYVWTAEGWLYLAVVLDLFSRKVVGWAMGEHIDRHLVLSGLEMALQGRQPPKGLLHHSDRGSQYASTDYQQALASRGIECSMSRKGNCWDNAVVESFFSSLKQELVYRTDFATRQQARSALFEYIEVFYNRQRRHSTLGYMSPVDFENATLPVTLAA, from the exons ATGGAGAGAAGAAAGAGGCGGCAGTTCACCGAGGAGTTCAAGGCCGAGGCGGTGAAGTTGGCCCGAGAGAGTGGCAAGTCCCTGCCGCAGGTGGCCAAGGACTTGGACTTGACGGAGTCGGCGCTGCGGCAGTGGGTGCAGCACGCCGAGCGCAGCGAGGCCCCTGCCGGGCCCGAGCCATTGAGCCAGTCGGAGCGGGAGGAACTGCTCCAACTGCGGCGAGAGAACCGGCAGCTGCTGATGGAGCGGGACTTCC CTAAAAAAAGCGGCGGCCTTCTTCGCCAAGGAGGGCTCGAAGTGAAGTTCGAGTTCATCCAGGCGCAGAAGGCCCACTTCCCGGTGGAGTTCCTGTGTGAGCAGTTGGGCGTGTCGCGCTCGGGCTTCTACGCCTGGAGCCGCCGCCCAGCCTCTGCCCGACAGGAGGAAGACCAGCGGCTGGCGGCCGAGGTGGCCCAAGCCCACCGAGACAGCCGCGGGGTGTACGGCAGCCCGCGGGTGCACGCGCAGCTGCGAGCGCAAGGCCGCCGGGTGAGCCGCAAGCGCGTGGCGCGGCTCATGGGGCAGCAGAAGCTGGCCGCCCGCCGCAGAGGCCGCCGGGTGTGCACCACGGACTCCAGGCATGGCCTGCCGGTGGCCCCCAACGTGCTCAACAGGGACTTCAGCCCCCAGGCCCCCAACCGCACCTGGGCCACGGACATCACCTACGTGTGGACAGCCGAAGGGTGGCTGTACCTGGCGGTGGTGCTGGACCTGTTCAGCCGCAAGGTGGTGGGCTGGGCCATGGGCGAGCACATCGACCGGCACCTGGTACTCTCAGGCTTGGAGATGGCCCTGCAAGGGCGCCAGCCTCCCAAGGGGCTCCTGCACCACTCGGACCGGGGCAGCCAGTACGCCAGTACCGACTACCAGCAGGCGCTGGCCTCTCGAGGCATTGAGTGCAGCATGTCCAGGAAGGGCAACTGCTGGGACAACGCGGTGGTGGAGAGCTTCTTCAGCAGCCTGAAGCAGGAACTGGTCTACCGGACTGACTTCGCCACCCGTCAGCAGGCTCGCTCGGCCCTCTTCGAGTACATCGAGGTTTTCTACAATCGGCAGCGGCGGCACTCGACGCTGGGCTACATGAGCCCGGTGGACTTTGAGAACGCCACCCTACCTGTTACGTTGGCAGCTTAA
- a CDS encoding DUF2381 family protein: MLRPFTPSFALASLLVGLTATAQAAPAGRSLVLTGKAGEPPLIYVAPGVVTMIRLDARIVPESVQLEGRARFAVVEEGEQSVTVSPTVALGPGERLALRVTYREGSPASVVFLLTGQPGTVDGLVNVSRPQQTFEACRVELSGLAPIWWLSRTLCGCPPGASASPLPKREGTNLSDNRVAQNRYGAATERGGPRCWQSE; this comes from the coding sequence TTGCTCCGACCGTTCACACCAAGTTTTGCGCTCGCCTCCCTGCTGGTGGGCCTCACCGCTACGGCACAGGCCGCGCCCGCAGGGCGCTCCCTCGTTCTGACGGGCAAGGCTGGCGAGCCCCCGTTGATCTATGTCGCGCCTGGCGTCGTGACGATGATCCGCCTGGATGCTCGGATCGTCCCTGAGTCTGTCCAACTGGAGGGCCGCGCCCGCTTCGCTGTGGTCGAGGAGGGGGAACAGAGCGTGACGGTCTCGCCCACAGTGGCGCTTGGGCCCGGGGAACGGCTCGCGCTGCGAGTCACCTACCGCGAGGGCTCGCCCGCAAGCGTCGTGTTTCTGCTCACCGGGCAGCCGGGCACGGTGGATGGGCTGGTGAACGTGAGCCGTCCGCAGCAGACCTTCGAGGCGTGCCGCGTGGAACTGTCTGGGCTTGCCCCGATTTGGTGGCTCTCCCGCACGTTGTGTGGCTGCCCACCAGGAGCCTCCGCTTCGCCCCTCCCGAAGAGGGAAGGCACGAACCTGTCCGACAACAGGGTCGCGCAGAACAGATATGGCGCGGCAACCGAGCGAGGAGGCCCTCGGTGCTGGCAAAGCGAATGA
- a CDS encoding SMI1/KNR4 family protein, with the protein MISLLEEVSRDHFPYPSATPAEIAEFEQRVGWKLDPDLRAFYLHCNGAELIKRLPNSPYQILPLTEIVRARVAIYGEDDDKWGPASVYTVCDVQDGNYVVIDVSQQVNGRYPLFDAWHEAWPDPNYCDKIEDSFSDFLEAALRARRPAYWLKRSAPGNT; encoded by the coding sequence ATGATCAGCTTGCTTGAAGAAGTCTCGCGCGATCACTTCCCGTATCCATCCGCTACGCCTGCGGAGATTGCGGAATTCGAGCAGCGCGTGGGCTGGAAGCTGGATCCCGACCTGCGGGCGTTCTATCTGCACTGCAACGGCGCAGAGTTGATCAAGCGGCTGCCAAATTCGCCTTACCAGATCCTTCCCCTGACCGAGATCGTCCGGGCGCGCGTAGCCATCTACGGCGAAGATGACGACAAGTGGGGCCCTGCCTCCGTGTACACGGTCTGCGACGTTCAAGACGGCAACTACGTGGTGATCGACGTGAGCCAACAGGTGAACGGGCGCTATCCACTGTTCGACGCGTGGCATGAGGCATGGCCGGATCCGAACTACTGCGACAAGATCGAGGATTCATTCTCGGACTTCTTGGAGGCCGCTTTGCGTGCGCGCCGCCCTGCGTACTGGCTCAAGAGGTCAGCGCCGGGCAACACCTGA
- a CDS encoding IS1182-like element ISStau7 family transposase has product MERWKPEVKCSEREERLLKLAGRSRKLFVFLREHRHELFAEAFQAELEAMYRDSGQGDEPQPPALMCMGVLLQAYLQVSDAEAVRLSATDRCWRLVLGTLAQDDDKPAFSQGGLQQFRQRLIRHDMDRRLLERTVELAKETRAFDWKKLPKQLRVAVDSRPLEGAGRVEDTFNLLGHAGRKIAECMAVALETTVEEVCAQAGAPLLAASSIKAALDVDWNDSEQKAEALNRLCKQLDRLSAWVEKRRPNESEEAPLGRYIEALVQVKAQDLEPVPGGVRIRQGVAEDRRVSIEDAQMRHGRKSKSKRFNGFKQHLSTHLDSERVLACAVTPANRPEEEAAPQLQADMARIGFEPDELLIDRAYLNSTLVEHVVGRAGAIVCKPWKGAHGKPGLFGKRDFKINVRDGTITCPGGQVEAFEPGQVVQFDPEVCGPCPLRAQCTHAATGRGRTVTMGEDEALQKKLRSLQETRTGRAKLRERVGVEHRLAHLSNRQGPRARYLGTRKNTFDLRRLCAVQNLETLARRSAANGGALTCSVL; this is encoded by the coding sequence ATGGAGCGATGGAAGCCGGAGGTGAAGTGCAGCGAGCGGGAGGAGAGGCTGCTGAAGCTGGCGGGCAGGAGCCGAAAGCTGTTCGTGTTCCTGAGAGAGCATCGCCACGAGCTGTTCGCGGAGGCCTTCCAAGCGGAGTTGGAGGCAATGTATCGCGACTCGGGACAAGGAGACGAGCCGCAGCCGCCCGCGCTGATGTGCATGGGAGTGCTGCTCCAGGCCTACCTCCAAGTCTCGGATGCGGAGGCGGTACGGCTGTCGGCGACGGACCGTTGCTGGAGACTGGTGCTGGGGACGCTTGCGCAAGACGATGACAAACCCGCCTTCTCGCAGGGAGGGCTGCAGCAGTTTCGCCAACGGCTCATCCGCCACGACATGGACCGTCGGCTGCTGGAGCGGACGGTAGAGCTGGCCAAAGAGACGAGAGCCTTCGACTGGAAGAAGCTGCCCAAGCAGCTGAGAGTGGCGGTGGACAGCCGCCCTTTAGAAGGAGCCGGGCGGGTTGAGGACACCTTCAACCTGCTCGGCCACGCGGGGCGGAAAATAGCCGAGTGCATGGCCGTGGCGCTGGAAACAACCGTCGAGGAGGTCTGTGCTCAGGCGGGCGCGCCGCTGCTGGCGGCCTCGAGCATCAAGGCCGCCTTGGACGTCGACTGGAACGATTCGGAACAGAAGGCCGAGGCACTCAATCGCCTCTGCAAGCAGTTGGATCGGCTGTCAGCGTGGGTGGAGAAGAGGCGTCCCAATGAGAGCGAGGAGGCACCGCTGGGGCGCTATATCGAAGCGCTCGTTCAGGTGAAAGCACAGGACTTGGAGCCTGTGCCAGGCGGGGTACGGATTCGGCAAGGTGTCGCCGAGGACCGGCGCGTCTCCATTGAAGATGCTCAGATGCGCCACGGCCGCAAGAGCAAGAGCAAGCGGTTCAATGGTTTCAAGCAGCACCTGAGCACGCATCTGGATTCGGAGCGGGTGCTGGCCTGTGCGGTGACGCCCGCCAATCGGCCTGAGGAGGAGGCGGCTCCCCAGCTTCAAGCGGACATGGCGCGGATAGGATTCGAGCCGGATGAACTGCTGATAGACCGGGCCTATCTGAACAGCACCCTGGTGGAGCACGTGGTGGGGAGGGCAGGTGCCATCGTCTGCAAACCGTGGAAAGGTGCTCACGGCAAGCCTGGGCTCTTTGGGAAAAGAGACTTCAAGATCAACGTCCGTGACGGAACCATCACCTGTCCCGGAGGACAGGTGGAGGCCTTTGAACCGGGGCAGGTAGTCCAGTTCGACCCTGAAGTCTGCGGCCCGTGCCCCCTGCGCGCGCAGTGTACGCATGCAGCGACCGGCCGGGGACGGACCGTCACGATGGGGGAGGATGAAGCCCTCCAGAAGAAGCTGCGAAGTCTTCAAGAAACCCGCACCGGACGCGCCAAACTGCGCGAGCGCGTCGGTGTCGAACATCGGCTGGCCCACCTGAGCAATCGGCAGGGGCCTCGTGCTCGCTATCTGGGCACGCGCAAGAATACATTCGACCTGCGTCGCCTCTGTGCCGTGCAGAACCTGGAGACCCTCGCACGCCGCTCAGCGGCGAACGGAGGGGCTCTAACCTGTTCGGTGCTCTAG
- a CDS encoding DUF6310 domain-containing protein: MSARTCSAPLLLLLLSACATMDPSPGELEDPSPQSPRFANLQRAAQYPWTDDGKCVVREASNEWPILAERCFHALDRDRVRFRDVTKRCAVAYADAAAPAVVALCVFAAPEIVVGAVIVIGAVVVAAAIQEGIDAYQRNASRERAKPKAQTRPAKEPLANRAPQPKGSSTGDIFPPPPETQPRPPSCEPIPVRHAGEDAPHNECADKFPPNRYPGMDVFVGGERFDALQVGVRVLWEIKTHRFDTYADFIQEREIEKEVEQLTKERDAARTCGYDFVVGVSTQAHKDALRALIPTLHVVVTGCTR; encoded by the coding sequence ATGAGTGCGCGAACTTGCAGCGCCCCCCTGCTCCTGCTCCTGCTCTCGGCCTGCGCCACGATGGATCCGAGCCCGGGAGAGCTGGAGGACCCGAGTCCCCAGAGTCCGAGATTCGCCAACCTTCAGCGGGCGGCGCAGTACCCGTGGACGGATGATGGGAAATGCGTGGTGCGGGAAGCCTCCAACGAGTGGCCGATCCTTGCGGAGCGGTGCTTTCATGCTCTCGATCGCGACAGGGTCAGGTTCAGGGATGTCACGAAAAGATGCGCTGTCGCCTACGCGGATGCAGCCGCTCCCGCAGTCGTGGCCCTCTGTGTTTTCGCGGCACCCGAGATCGTTGTCGGTGCAGTGATTGTGATTGGCGCGGTGGTCGTAGCAGCCGCGATCCAAGAGGGGATTGATGCTTATCAACGGAACGCATCCCGCGAGCGCGCGAAGCCCAAGGCTCAAACGCGGCCCGCTAAGGAGCCGTTAGCGAACCGAGCGCCTCAGCCAAAGGGGTCGAGCACCGGAGACATCTTCCCCCCACCGCCAGAAACCCAGCCGCGCCCTCCGTCGTGCGAGCCCATCCCGGTGCGGCATGCGGGCGAAGATGCCCCGCATAACGAGTGCGCCGATAAGTTTCCGCCCAACCGTTATCCCGGCATGGACGTATTCGTGGGCGGTGAGCGCTTCGATGCGCTGCAAGTCGGCGTGCGCGTGCTGTGGGAGATCAAGACCCACCGATTTGACACCTACGCTGATTTTATCCAGGAGCGGGAGATTGAGAAAGAGGTGGAGCAATTGACCAAGGAACGCGACGCTGCGCGGACCTGTGGATACGACTTCGTCGTTGGGGTGAGCACGCAAGCGCACAAAGACGCGCTGCGCGCCTTGATTCCCACGCTCCATGTCGTCGTCACGGGGTGCACACGATGA
- a CDS encoding DUF5953 family protein produces MIMPRVLVFIVYAPALVGKDGRSLKVIHGMEKALPGLRLAWRISEGGRPIALPHRDAWLAERTQDGRFPLLCNGDESYPVTVSGRENSALFSPGGQPQLDVHAKLPLDEAVISAAPAILEAMAEGARAFWGHASRYSYGSEVGEQFRRSADGPERSPRGLPMLNLPEKLPAPEIPCFLGWLNYWSAAAAQAIGFPDPARDAELLTRARRTPSGGWIVKLTDAPLDYDNPAHLDALNRAYERFPKIGGRDSPR; encoded by the coding sequence ATGATCATGCCTAGAGTCCTCGTCTTCATCGTCTACGCGCCTGCGCTCGTGGGCAAAGACGGCCGCTCGCTTAAGGTCATCCATGGGATGGAAAAGGCACTTCCCGGCTTGCGCTTGGCATGGAGGATCTCCGAAGGCGGGCGCCCCATCGCATTGCCGCATCGCGACGCGTGGCTCGCGGAAAGGACGCAGGACGGGAGATTCCCTCTGCTGTGCAACGGGGACGAGAGTTACCCAGTGACGGTTTCGGGGAGGGAAAACTCGGCACTCTTCAGCCCGGGCGGTCAGCCGCAGCTCGACGTTCATGCGAAGTTGCCACTAGACGAGGCTGTTATCTCGGCAGCGCCGGCCATCCTTGAGGCCATGGCGGAGGGGGCGCGCGCGTTCTGGGGGCATGCGTCCCGGTATAGTTACGGCTCGGAAGTCGGGGAGCAGTTTCGCCGCTCCGCTGATGGACCGGAGCGCTCACCCCGTGGGCTTCCCATGCTCAATCTTCCAGAAAAACTCCCCGCGCCTGAGATTCCCTGTTTCCTCGGGTGGTTGAACTATTGGTCTGCTGCTGCCGCGCAGGCCATCGGGTTCCCGGATCCTGCTCGCGACGCCGAACTGCTCACGCGGGCGCGGCGCACGCCGTCGGGCGGATGGATTGTGAAGCTCACGGATGCGCCGCTCGATTATGACAACCCCGCCCACCTGGACGCGCTCAATCGGGCCTACGAGCGCTTCCCGAAGATCGGCGGGCGCGACTCTCCACGCTGA
- the tnpA gene encoding IS66 family insertion sequence element accessory protein TnpA: protein MTTSAETTKTEEPGWLAAARQPRWTPEIAAEVVRAWQKEGGAQSAFMRKHGLPRERLRFWSRRRAEWEQKEKPAMGFVPVEVTPEAPSQRRQGVGEAVVVEVKGVRVRVEGGASQELVERVLRALQRVQGC, encoded by the coding sequence ATGACGACCAGCGCAGAGACGACAAAGACAGAAGAGCCAGGGTGGTTGGCAGCGGCCCGACAACCGAGGTGGACGCCGGAAATAGCAGCCGAGGTGGTACGAGCCTGGCAGAAGGAAGGAGGAGCGCAGAGCGCGTTCATGCGCAAGCACGGGCTGCCCCGAGAGAGGCTGCGATTCTGGTCGAGGAGGCGCGCAGAGTGGGAGCAGAAAGAGAAACCTGCAATGGGCTTCGTGCCGGTGGAGGTGACGCCGGAGGCACCGAGTCAAAGGAGGCAGGGAGTTGGGGAGGCGGTAGTGGTGGAAGTGAAGGGAGTGAGGGTGAGGGTGGAGGGGGGAGCCAGCCAGGAGTTGGTGGAGCGGGTGCTGAGAGCTCTCCAGCGGGTGCAAGGATGCTGA
- the tnpB gene encoding IS66 family insertion sequence element accessory protein TnpB (TnpB, as the term is used for proteins encoded by IS66 family insertion elements, is considered an accessory protein, since TnpC, encoded by a neighboring gene, is a DDE family transposase.): MLRLPEGVKIWVATAPCDMRKQADGLSALVEGSLGQAPKSGHLFVFFSRRRDFVRILFWETNGYCTVSKRLEAGRFRVPEPVEGQGAVHLEARQLAEVLALVETGSGVRQRPVH; encoded by the coding sequence ATGCTGAGACTGCCGGAGGGGGTGAAAATCTGGGTGGCGACGGCGCCGTGCGACATGAGAAAGCAGGCCGACGGGTTGAGCGCACTGGTGGAGGGAAGCTTGGGCCAGGCGCCGAAGTCTGGCCACCTGTTTGTCTTCTTCTCGCGAAGGAGAGATTTCGTGAGGATTCTGTTCTGGGAGACGAATGGATATTGCACGGTGAGCAAGAGACTGGAGGCAGGACGCTTCCGGGTGCCTGAGCCGGTAGAAGGCCAGGGAGCGGTGCACCTGGAGGCGAGGCAACTGGCCGAAGTGCTGGCCCTGGTAGAGACAGGCAGCGGGGTGCGCCAGAGGCCGGTGCATTGA